A region of Lacinutrix sp. Hel_I_90 DNA encodes the following proteins:
- a CDS encoding MaoC family dehydratase: MNKLVFNDLKEFSTCEGKALPPGAWVTITQEMINDFAKATLDFQWIHVDVEKARQQSPFKKPVAHGFMSVSLLSKMLGDLLEVKSVKMGVNYGLNNVRFPNAVLVDSKLRLNGKVTAIETYAENGVKVTCHCSVEIEGADKPACVAEFINLMFE, translated from the coding sequence ATGAATAAACTGGTTTTTAACGACTTAAAGGAATTTAGTACCTGCGAAGGGAAAGCACTTCCACCTGGAGCATGGGTTACCATAACCCAGGAAATGATAAATGATTTCGCCAAAGCGACATTGGATTTTCAATGGATACATGTAGATGTGGAAAAGGCAAGGCAACAGTCTCCATTTAAAAAGCCAGTGGCACATGGCTTTATGTCTGTATCCCTATTGTCCAAAATGTTGGGAGACCTTCTGGAAGTTAAATCGGTAAAAATGGGGGTGAATTATGGCTTGAATAATGTTCGTTTTCCAAATGCCGTCTTGGTGGATAGTAAGTTGCGACTGAACGGGAAAGTGACTGCTATTGAGACCTATGCTGAAAACGGTGTTAAAGTCACCTGTCACTGTTCAGTGGAAATTGAAGGTGCTGATAAACCAGCTTGTGTAGCAGAATTTATTAATCTTATGTTTGAATGA
- a CDS encoding SDR family NAD(P)-dependent oxidoreductase: protein MNFKDKVVVITGAGSGIGAATAKLFGTHEANVVVSDINLENAEKVASEIRDAGGKASALATDVTQFEQVEELLQTVIKKQGRLDVMVNNAGIGGKHQAKTADHSLDDWHNVIAVNQTGVFYCMKLALEQMQKQGYGNIVNVASLAGLKASGNNLSYSASKFAVVGMTKSAALEYGRKNIRINAVCPGFTHSALLEQLLSVSPDMDDKLKRFIPMGRFGEADEIAEAICWLASENSKFITGQTITLDGGTSL, encoded by the coding sequence ATGAACTTTAAAGATAAAGTAGTAGTAATTACAGGTGCTGGTAGTGGTATCGGGGCAGCCACGGCAAAGCTTTTTGGAACGCATGAGGCCAATGTAGTGGTCTCTGATATCAATTTGGAAAATGCAGAAAAAGTAGCAAGTGAAATCCGAGACGCTGGTGGTAAGGCCTCGGCATTAGCAACAGATGTAACCCAGTTCGAGCAGGTGGAGGAATTACTACAAACTGTAATTAAAAAACAGGGTCGCCTGGACGTCATGGTGAACAATGCAGGAATAGGAGGTAAGCACCAAGCAAAGACAGCAGATCATTCCCTTGACGATTGGCATAATGTAATTGCGGTTAATCAAACAGGCGTATTTTATTGCATGAAATTGGCGCTAGAACAGATGCAGAAACAGGGCTATGGTAACATTGTGAATGTTGCTTCTTTAGCGGGCTTAAAGGCTTCAGGAAATAATTTGTCTTATTCCGCTAGTAAATTTGCAGTGGTGGGAATGACAAAATCAGCCGCTTTGGAGTATGGCAGAAAAAACATTCGAATCAATGCGGTGTGTCCCGGGTTTACCCATTCGGCTTTGTTGGAACAATTGCTTTCCGTGAGTCCCGATATGGATGATAAGTTAAAACGCTTTATACCTATGGGCAGGTTCGGGGAGGCGGACGAAATTGCTGAAGCTATTTGCTGGCTGGCCTCTGAAAATTCAAAATTTATCACGGGACAGACCATCACCTTAGACGGCGGAACTTCTTTATAA
- a CDS encoding acyl-CoA dehydrogenase family protein: MNFDYSDKSIALQEKLKDFMATHVLPIEKEVELFHKNPKNTWKRWPGLESLKQKAKDAGLWNVFLPSSYGALSAGLSNLEYAPLAEIMGRVLWSSEIFNCNAPDTGNMEVLAKYGTPEQQEKWLKPLMNGDIRSAFLMTEPEVASSDATNIETAIVSDGNDYIINGRKWWASGAMDPNCKIAIVMGKTDFDAPRHVQQSMILVPMDTPGLKIERGLSVFGYTDSPEGHAEIILNNVRVPKTNLLLGEGSGFEIAQGRLGPGRIHHCMRLIGMAQRALEIMSERSVQRKPFGRTLDTYSSVRQDIARSACEIQQARLLVLSAADKMDKVGNKEAKDLIAMIKIVTPQMALKVIDRAIQILGGKGVGSDTPLAHFFAAARVLRLADGPDEVHMSQLGKSTINKYIQASNV; encoded by the coding sequence ATGAATTTTGACTACAGCGATAAATCGATAGCACTACAAGAAAAATTGAAGGATTTTATGGCAACTCATGTTCTCCCTATTGAAAAGGAGGTGGAGCTATTTCATAAAAATCCTAAAAATACTTGGAAACGTTGGCCTGGTTTGGAAAGCTTAAAACAAAAGGCTAAAGATGCTGGACTCTGGAATGTGTTTTTACCCAGTTCTTATGGCGCACTTAGTGCTGGGCTTTCGAATTTAGAATATGCCCCTTTGGCAGAAATCATGGGGCGTGTTTTATGGTCGTCCGAAATATTTAACTGTAACGCTCCCGACACTGGAAATATGGAGGTGCTTGCCAAATATGGAACTCCAGAACAACAAGAAAAATGGTTGAAGCCTTTAATGAACGGAGACATACGTTCGGCTTTTTTAATGACGGAGCCTGAAGTTGCTTCTTCTGATGCCACTAACATTGAAACCGCTATTGTTTCCGACGGAAATGATTACATCATCAACGGTCGAAAATGGTGGGCTTCTGGTGCTATGGATCCCAATTGTAAAATTGCCATCGTAATGGGTAAGACTGATTTTGATGCACCACGACATGTACAACAGAGTATGATTTTGGTGCCCATGGATACCCCTGGCCTCAAGATTGAAAGAGGGTTAAGTGTTTTTGGATATACAGATTCGCCGGAAGGTCACGCTGAAATCATTTTAAATAATGTTCGCGTCCCTAAAACGAATTTACTCTTAGGTGAGGGTAGCGGTTTTGAAATTGCACAAGGTCGTTTAGGCCCTGGGCGTATTCATCATTGTATGCGGTTGATTGGTATGGCGCAACGTGCTTTAGAAATTATGTCGGAACGCTCAGTACAAAGAAAACCCTTTGGTAGAACTTTGGATACTTATAGTAGTGTGCGACAGGATATCGCCCGTTCTGCTTGTGAGATACAGCAGGCACGTTTGTTAGTGTTATCTGCCGCTGATAAAATGGATAAAGTGGGGAATAAAGAGGCAAAAGATTTAATTGCCATGATAAAAATAGTGACCCCACAAATGGCTTTAAAAGTTATTGATAGAGCCATTCAAATTTTAGGCGGAAAGGGCGTTGGAAGCGATACCCCTTTGGCGCATTTCTTTGCCGCTGCAAGGGTGCTACGTTTGGCTGATGGACCTGATGAAGTTCATATGAGTCAACTGGGAAAAAGCACGATAAACAAGTATATACAAGCGTCTAATGTCTAG
- a CDS encoding aldo/keto reductase: protein MQQLTLNDGHKIPTLGFGTYKLTGPEGIESVASAISKGYSLIDTAAVYENEETVGKGIKASGVVREHLFITTKLWRENLGYESTLVEFENSLKRLDLDYIDLYLIHWPANAKNYDNWQKTNADTWKAMEKLQADGKIKSIGVSNFFQEHLEVLFQTANVLPSVNQIEFHPGYWQQELVQYCKNQNITVESWSPLARGKVFGNDVLEKIAKKHHKTVAQVCLKWIIQHQVIVIPKSKSPKRIEENSNLFDFKLTPTEMNSIDALPQMGFSGELPNMWPDKKNS, encoded by the coding sequence ATGCAACAATTAACCTTAAATGACGGACATAAAATACCAACATTAGGATTTGGAACCTACAAATTAACAGGGCCAGAAGGAATAGAATCAGTCGCATCTGCTATTTCTAAAGGTTATTCTCTAATTGACACGGCTGCAGTTTATGAAAATGAAGAAACTGTTGGCAAAGGAATCAAAGCTAGTGGAGTTGTAAGAGAACATCTTTTTATTACTACCAAGTTATGGCGAGAGAATTTAGGTTACGAATCTACTCTGGTTGAATTTGAAAATTCTTTAAAAAGACTTGACCTAGACTATATCGATTTATATTTAATACACTGGCCTGCAAATGCTAAGAATTATGATAACTGGCAGAAAACTAATGCTGATACTTGGAAAGCAATGGAAAAACTACAAGCCGACGGCAAAATAAAATCTATTGGCGTAAGTAATTTTTTTCAAGAACATTTAGAAGTATTATTTCAAACGGCCAATGTGCTTCCATCTGTTAATCAAATTGAATTTCATCCCGGATATTGGCAACAGGAGCTGGTACAATACTGCAAAAATCAAAATATAACCGTTGAATCTTGGTCTCCTTTGGCAAGAGGAAAAGTATTTGGAAATGACGTGTTAGAAAAAATTGCTAAAAAACATCACAAAACGGTGGCTCAAGTTTGCTTAAAATGGATTATTCAACACCAAGTAATTGTCATTCCAAAATCAAAATCACCCAAAAGAATAGAAGAAAATAGCAATTTGTTCGATTTTAAATTAACTCCAACCGAGATGAATAGTATTGACGCCCTTCCACAAATGGGTTTTAGTGGAGAATTGCCTAATATGTGGCCAGACAAGAAGAACTCATGA
- a CDS encoding serine hydrolase has protein sequence MKLNYPTHRNGLFILLLVLISHISFAQTKVEQIEELLSTYEEYGKFNGSVLVSDQGKVIYKKGFGMANMEWDIPNKPNTKHRLGSITKQFTALLILQLVAEGKLDLQEPISKYLPDYPKKTGDIITTHHLLTHTSGIPNYTSFPKFMEEESRNPYSPEAFVKKFDEKELDFAPGEKFSYSNSGYFLLGAIIEKLSGKTYEQMLQDKIFTPLAMNNTGYDNHGDILKNRATGYEKQGGAYINSRYLDMTIPYAAGSMYSTVEDLYKWDQALYTSTLLPEVYMTLYFKPYVPAFGKAHYAYGWVVGYDKIGASKDSIYTISHGGGINGFNTNISRATSNKSLVVLLNNTGGAPLNEMTRAIRGILHGKDYDMPKKSVADALLVVIEDKGIDAGIAKYNTIKDSDAYYLSESEMNTIGYQLMGSDKVEDANIVFQLIIKEFPKSANAYDSYGESLMKLGNNDLAIINYRKSVALNPNNQNAIDALKTLGDDISDLVKEIKVSPTVLETYVGKYELQPGFIITVTREGNQLKTQATGQPVFDIFPKSENKFYLKVVDAQLTFNKNEAGEIDSVTLFQGGREMKAKRIE, from the coding sequence ATGAAATTAAATTATCCAACTCACAGAAATGGCCTTTTCATACTTCTTTTAGTATTAATAAGCCATATAAGTTTTGCTCAAACGAAAGTTGAGCAAATCGAAGAACTTTTAAGTACTTATGAAGAGTATGGTAAATTTAATGGTTCTGTATTAGTGTCCGATCAAGGCAAAGTCATCTATAAGAAAGGCTTTGGTATGGCAAATATGGAATGGGATATCCCTAACAAACCCAATACCAAACATCGCTTAGGCTCTATTACAAAACAATTTACCGCACTACTAATTTTACAACTAGTAGCAGAAGGAAAATTAGATTTACAAGAACCTATTTCAAAGTACTTGCCTGACTATCCCAAAAAAACTGGTGATATTATTACCACGCATCACCTACTTACACATACTTCAGGAATACCAAATTACACATCATTTCCTAAATTTATGGAAGAGGAAAGTCGAAATCCCTATAGCCCTGAAGCGTTTGTAAAAAAGTTTGATGAAAAAGAATTAGATTTTGCCCCTGGTGAAAAATTTAGTTATAGTAATTCGGGCTATTTTCTTCTAGGGGCTATTATTGAAAAGTTATCTGGAAAAACATATGAACAAATGCTTCAAGATAAAATTTTCACACCGCTGGCTATGAATAATACAGGTTATGATAATCACGGTGACATCCTAAAAAATAGAGCCACCGGTTATGAAAAACAAGGTGGTGCTTATATAAATTCGAGATACTTAGACATGACAATTCCTTATGCAGCAGGATCTATGTATTCGACAGTTGAAGATCTTTATAAATGGGATCAAGCCTTATATACGTCTACCCTTTTACCAGAAGTATATATGACCCTGTATTTTAAACCTTACGTGCCAGCTTTTGGTAAAGCTCATTATGCTTATGGTTGGGTTGTGGGATATGATAAAATAGGAGCCTCTAAAGATAGTATTTACACCATAAGCCATGGTGGTGGTATTAACGGATTTAATACTAATATTTCTAGAGCAACCTCTAATAAATCTTTGGTAGTCCTTCTAAATAATACTGGTGGTGCACCCCTTAACGAAATGACAAGAGCTATTCGAGGCATCTTGCATGGAAAAGACTACGACATGCCTAAAAAATCGGTGGCCGATGCGTTATTAGTTGTTATTGAAGACAAAGGTATTGATGCTGGAATAGCTAAATATAATACCATAAAAGATTCTGATGCTTATTACTTAAGTGAAAGTGAAATGAACACTATTGGTTATCAACTTATGGGTTCTGATAAAGTAGAAGACGCCAACATAGTATTTCAACTTATTATTAAAGAATTTCCAAAATCAGCGAATGCCTATGATAGTTATGGAGAAAGTTTAATGAAGTTAGGTAACAATGACCTAGCCATAATAAATTACAGAAAATCGGTAGCATTAAACCCTAATAATCAAAACGCTATCGATGCTTTAAAGACCCTTGGAGATGATATAAGCGATTTGGTAAAAGAGATAAAAGTATCCCCTACTGTTTTAGAAACGTATGTCGGTAAATACGAACTCCAACCGGGGTTTATTATTACAGTTACAAGAGAAGGAAATCAATTAAAAACTCAGGCCACTGGTCAACCAGTATTTGATATATTTCCAAAATCTGAAAATAAATTTTATTTAAAAGTCGTTGATGCACAATTAACCTTTAATAAAAATGAGGCTGGCGAAATAGATAGTGTAACCCTTTTTCAAGGAGGACGAGAAATGAAAGCTAAAAGAATAGAATAG
- a CDS encoding long-chain fatty acid--CoA ligase, with product MTRLFDLLDHQLINNPLEASISGRNSKGQWESYSTQKLMDTAEKAAAGLLKLGLVPGDKVAIVAYKNRPEWIVIDYAIQLAGMISIPLYPTISVSEYEYILNEAEVKAAFCGGLDLYAKLSETQKAVATLKHIYTFDEVSGNPFWESIFDPQGISSLEQIKSNIKGDDLVTIIYTSGTTGNPKGVMLSHANIMHVVKATAALLVAKPNEKVLSFLPLCHVYERAVSFCYCYKGVSVFFCGTDNLSGPDGDLLAVRPVVFTTVPRLLEKIYEAIYNKGLALEGTKRKLFFWALDLTDDYELDQQLSFVEKLKWKLADTLIFSKWRAALGGNIRQIITGAAPCPVKILRVFCAAGIPIREAYGLTETSPTLTGNSLEPNGTMMGTVGYTIEGVSLFIDTESGEYKEDEGEILAHGPNVMLGYYKKPDKNDEVFQIIDGKKWFRTGDIGKLIKGPDGRAFLKITDRKKELLKTSGGKYVAPAPIENRIKEEFLVEQLMVIGDNQKFVSALILPSEAALKSWCLHKKMAWTTLEEMILNKKVIRKYQKVIDSYNPEFGHIEQIKKFKLIGTPWLPIHEDGALAELTPTLKLKRRVIREKYSAEIAAIYKEA from the coding sequence ATGACCAGACTCTTCGATTTACTAGACCATCAGTTAATAAATAATCCGTTAGAAGCTTCCATTAGTGGAAGAAATTCAAAAGGGCAATGGGAATCCTATAGTACCCAAAAATTAATGGACACTGCCGAAAAAGCGGCAGCAGGATTATTGAAACTAGGACTTGTGCCTGGCGATAAGGTCGCCATTGTAGCCTATAAAAATAGGCCAGAATGGATTGTAATAGACTATGCCATACAACTAGCCGGAATGATTAGTATTCCTTTATATCCTACAATTAGTGTCTCGGAATATGAATATATTTTAAATGAAGCTGAGGTAAAAGCCGCCTTCTGTGGCGGACTGGATTTGTATGCGAAACTATCGGAAACTCAAAAAGCAGTCGCTACATTAAAACACATTTACACCTTTGATGAGGTAAGCGGCAACCCTTTTTGGGAATCAATTTTTGACCCTCAAGGTATTTCAAGCTTAGAGCAGATAAAATCCAATATCAAAGGAGATGATTTGGTAACTATTATCTATACCTCAGGAACAACAGGGAACCCCAAAGGCGTTATGTTAAGCCATGCTAATATTATGCATGTTGTTAAAGCAACCGCGGCATTATTAGTAGCTAAACCCAATGAGAAAGTCCTAAGTTTTCTTCCGCTTTGCCACGTTTATGAACGCGCTGTGTCTTTTTGTTATTGCTATAAGGGTGTTTCGGTGTTTTTCTGTGGAACAGACAATCTTAGTGGACCCGATGGGGATTTGTTGGCAGTACGTCCAGTGGTTTTTACTACAGTGCCGCGATTATTGGAAAAGATTTATGAAGCTATTTACAACAAAGGTTTGGCTCTGGAAGGAACTAAGCGTAAACTATTTTTTTGGGCTTTGGATTTAACCGATGATTACGAGCTAGACCAGCAGTTATCTTTTGTTGAAAAGCTAAAGTGGAAACTGGCCGATACATTAATTTTTAGCAAATGGCGGGCTGCTTTAGGCGGTAATATAAGGCAAATTATTACTGGTGCCGCTCCATGTCCAGTTAAGATATTACGTGTTTTTTGTGCGGCAGGTATCCCTATTAGAGAAGCTTACGGATTAACGGAGACCTCGCCGACGTTAACAGGGAACAGCTTGGAGCCAAATGGGACCATGATGGGAACCGTTGGGTATACCATTGAAGGTGTTTCCTTATTTATTGATACAGAATCTGGCGAGTATAAAGAAGATGAAGGTGAAATTTTGGCTCACGGCCCCAATGTCATGCTCGGGTATTACAAAAAACCAGATAAAAACGACGAGGTATTCCAGATCATTGATGGTAAAAAATGGTTTCGTACAGGCGATATAGGAAAACTAATTAAAGGACCCGATGGCAGGGCGTTTCTTAAGATTACAGATAGGAAGAAAGAATTATTGAAAACCTCAGGCGGAAAGTACGTCGCTCCCGCACCCATTGAAAACCGTATTAAGGAAGAATTTTTGGTTGAACAGTTGATGGTTATAGGGGATAATCAAAAGTTTGTTTCCGCTTTAATTTTACCTTCAGAAGCAGCGCTAAAAAGTTGGTGCCTCCATAAGAAAATGGCGTGGACCACTTTGGAGGAAATGATACTAAATAAAAAGGTAATCCGTAAATATCAGAAAGTCATTGATAGCTATAACCCAGAATTTGGTCATATAGAACAAATAAAGAAATTTAAACTAATAGGCACGCCTTGGCTACCCATTCATGAAGATGGTGCTTTGGCAGAACTAACACCTACCTTAAAACTTAAAAGAAGAGTCATAAGAGAAAAATATAGTGCCGAAATTGCAGCTATTTATAAGGAGGCGTAA
- a CDS encoding NADP-dependent oxidoreductase — protein MNKQQIFKKRPVGAADASTWSLEKNPIPELEEGQVLIKNHYISLDPAMRGWMNEGKSYIAPVEIGAVMRAGSVGEVIKSKNNPTFKDGDFVSGHGGVQQYVATDGKGYYKVDPKLAPLPTYIGTLGMPGMTAYFGILEVGKIKEGDVVVVSGAAGAVGSIVGQIAKIKGCKVIGIAGGKDKCKYVVEDLGFDACIDYKNEKVKERLKQECPKGLDVYFDNVGGEILDAALGRLRMHARVVICGAISQYNNKENMRGPANYLSLLVNRATMQGMVVFDWAERYGEAGQQMGKWMAEGKLKTREDVYEGIENFPETYNRLFSGDKLGKLVLKVIED, from the coding sequence ATGAATAAACAACAGATATTTAAAAAAAGACCAGTAGGAGCCGCAGATGCGTCTACATGGTCCTTAGAAAAAAATCCTATTCCAGAACTAGAGGAAGGGCAAGTTTTAATAAAGAATCATTATATCTCTCTTGACCCCGCTATGCGTGGTTGGATGAATGAGGGGAAATCATATATAGCACCAGTAGAAATCGGGGCAGTCATGCGCGCAGGTTCAGTTGGCGAGGTTATAAAATCAAAAAATAATCCAACATTCAAGGATGGCGATTTCGTTTCAGGTCATGGCGGGGTTCAACAATATGTGGCGACAGATGGAAAAGGCTATTATAAAGTAGACCCAAAGTTAGCGCCACTTCCCACTTATATTGGCACCTTGGGGATGCCCGGAATGACCGCTTATTTCGGAATTTTGGAAGTAGGAAAAATTAAGGAAGGAGATGTTGTTGTGGTTTCTGGAGCAGCTGGTGCTGTAGGCAGTATTGTTGGACAAATAGCTAAGATAAAAGGATGTAAAGTAATTGGTATCGCAGGTGGTAAAGATAAATGTAAATATGTAGTCGAAGATTTAGGCTTTGATGCGTGCATAGATTATAAAAACGAAAAGGTAAAGGAGCGATTGAAACAAGAATGCCCTAAAGGATTGGATGTTTATTTTGATAATGTTGGAGGCGAGATTTTGGATGCCGCTTTAGGAAGATTACGAATGCACGCAAGAGTTGTTATTTGCGGGGCGATTTCTCAGTACAATAACAAGGAAAATATGAGAGGGCCAGCCAACTATCTTTCTTTATTGGTGAATAGAGCAACCATGCAGGGAATGGTTGTATTTGATTGGGCTGAACGCTATGGAGAAGCGGGTCAGCAAATGGGCAAATGGATGGCTGAAGGCAAGCTGAAAACGCGTGAGGATGTTTATGAGGGCATTGAGAACTTCCCAGAGACTTATAACCGATTGTTTTCTGGTGATAAACTGGGTAAATTGGTATTGAAAGTTATAGAAGATTAA
- a CDS encoding NADPH:quinone oxidoreductase family protein, translating to MRAIRCNTYGPPSNLKLEEIASLHAGPKEVLVQVKVCGLNFPDTLIIQGLYQFKPELPFTPGSDIAGVVKEVGDGVTHLKVGDAVFGFVAHGGLAEEVIVPGNACFPKPPQMEYPVAASFMMAYGTSYHALKDRAKLMKGETLLVLGASGGVGLAAVELGKLMGAKVIAAASTQEKLDLCKAYGADELINYTKQDLKATLKTLTEGKGVDVVYDPVGSDFSEQALRGIAWNGRFLVVGFAAGTIPKIPLNLPLLKGASIVGVFWGGFAMKYPKDNMANTMTLMQWHAEGKLKPHIHKIVSLEATEVALDEMMHRKVKGKMVVQIS from the coding sequence ATGAGAGCAATACGATGTAATACTTACGGTCCACCGTCCAATTTGAAGTTAGAGGAAATAGCGTCCTTGCATGCTGGTCCAAAGGAAGTTTTGGTACAGGTAAAAGTCTGTGGATTAAATTTTCCGGATACACTAATCATTCAAGGCTTGTATCAATTTAAACCAGAGTTACCATTTACTCCAGGAAGCGATATAGCAGGTGTCGTAAAGGAAGTGGGCGATGGTGTGACCCATTTAAAGGTTGGCGATGCCGTTTTTGGTTTTGTAGCACATGGTGGCTTAGCTGAAGAAGTTATTGTACCAGGAAACGCTTGCTTTCCTAAACCCCCTCAAATGGAGTATCCAGTAGCCGCCTCTTTTATGATGGCTTACGGGACTTCTTATCACGCATTAAAAGATAGGGCAAAGCTAATGAAAGGGGAAACGCTTTTAGTTTTAGGAGCCTCAGGAGGGGTTGGTTTGGCCGCTGTTGAATTGGGCAAATTAATGGGAGCGAAGGTTATTGCGGCGGCGTCTACTCAAGAAAAGCTAGACCTCTGTAAGGCGTATGGTGCAGATGAACTAATCAACTATACCAAACAAGATTTGAAAGCCACTTTAAAAACGCTAACAGAAGGTAAAGGTGTAGATGTCGTTTATGATCCTGTTGGGAGCGATTTTTCTGAGCAGGCACTAAGAGGTATCGCATGGAACGGTCGCTTTTTAGTGGTAGGCTTTGCAGCAGGTACGATTCCTAAGATTCCGTTAAACCTTCCTTTACTGAAAGGCGCTTCGATAGTTGGTGTTTTCTGGGGTGGTTTCGCAATGAAATATCCTAAAGATAATATGGCCAATACCATGACTTTAATGCAATGGCATGCAGAAGGAAAGCTAAAACCACACATTCATAAAATAGTGTCCTTAGAAGCTACTGAAGTAGCTTTAGACGAAATGATGCATAGAAAGGTAAAAGGAAAAATGGTTGTTCAGATTTCATAA
- a CDS encoding phosphotransferase family protein — MSSEKNLKEVREGEELNQGKLKTFMLQHSLITQENSEMTVKQFTNGYSNLTYLLQIESKEYVLRRPPFSAPKRGHDMGREFKVLQHLNPVYDKSPKVFVFNEDPKIIGAPFYIMEKVDGEILTAKSALDKQVSPEEFKTISDTWVAAFVEFHNIDYKAAGLSELGRPEGYVERQVHNWGKQYLAAATDEVPAAQKVMTWMSENQPRKYDHTLIHNDFKYDNVVFKDERWKTISAILDWEMCTLGDPMMDLGTSLGYWTTAGDPEFMKQGLPSSTIMKGNPSRTEIVQQYALKSARNIDNLTFYYVYGLFKIAVIAQQIYYRYKNGHTSDPKFANLNKASALCCNTAWQAIQKNQIDNLY; from the coding sequence ATGTCTAGCGAAAAAAACTTAAAAGAGGTACGGGAAGGAGAGGAGCTTAATCAGGGTAAGCTTAAGACTTTTATGCTACAACATTCCCTAATCACACAGGAGAATTCAGAAATGACCGTGAAACAATTCACCAATGGCTATTCCAACCTAACCTATCTACTTCAAATTGAAAGCAAAGAATATGTCTTGAGGCGGCCTCCTTTTTCAGCGCCAAAACGCGGGCATGATATGGGACGCGAATTTAAGGTGTTACAGCATTTAAATCCTGTATATGATAAGAGTCCTAAAGTATTTGTCTTTAATGAAGATCCCAAAATTATAGGTGCTCCATTTTATATTATGGAGAAGGTTGACGGAGAGATTTTAACCGCTAAATCTGCGCTTGACAAGCAGGTTTCTCCCGAAGAATTTAAAACGATCTCTGATACTTGGGTTGCTGCTTTTGTAGAATTTCACAATATCGACTATAAGGCTGCGGGACTTTCTGAACTGGGCAGACCAGAAGGGTATGTGGAACGCCAGGTGCATAATTGGGGCAAGCAATATCTGGCCGCAGCAACCGATGAGGTACCAGCAGCACAAAAGGTAATGACATGGATGAGTGAAAATCAACCTAGAAAATATGATCACACCCTAATTCATAACGATTTTAAATATGACAATGTGGTTTTTAAAGATGAGCGCTGGAAGACCATTTCAGCTATTTTAGACTGGGAAATGTGTACGCTTGGAGATCCTATGATGGATTTGGGAACTTCATTGGGGTATTGGACAACGGCAGGTGATCCCGAGTTTATGAAACAGGGGCTGCCGTCTTCAACGATTATGAAAGGCAATCCTTCACGTACTGAAATTGTTCAGCAGTATGCTCTTAAAAGTGCTAGAAATATTGACAATCTCACCTTTTATTATGTTTACGGACTTTTTAAGATTGCGGTAATTGCTCAGCAGATTTATTACCGCTATAAAAATGGCCATACCAGTGATCCCAAGTTTGCGAATTTGAATAAGGCTTCTGCATTATGTTGTAATACCGCTTGGCAGGCCATCCAAAAAAATCAAATAGATAATTTGTACTAA
- the fabG gene encoding 3-oxoacyl-ACP reductase FabG yields the protein MRLKDKIAIVTGGSRGIGKAISELFAKEGATVIIMDLLPQGQEVVDGISESGGTAEFHKVSVTDKSAVEKLFEQVNSKYGKIDILINNAGITRDRTLEKMSEDEFDAVIAVNLKGVFICTQAVAPYMKSKNYGRIVSAASNVGLRGNFGQTNYAATKAGVIAMSKTWTMELGKYGITANAIAPGFTMTDMVDNIPEVQLEAIKASIPLKTAAQPIDIAYGYLYLASDEARFVSGICLTIDGGTSR from the coding sequence ATGAGATTAAAAGATAAAATAGCAATCGTTACCGGAGGTTCTCGGGGCATTGGAAAGGCTATTTCCGAACTCTTCGCTAAAGAAGGCGCTACCGTTATTATCATGGATCTTCTTCCACAAGGTCAAGAAGTAGTCGATGGTATAAGTGAATCTGGTGGAACCGCAGAATTTCATAAGGTTTCAGTAACCGACAAATCGGCTGTTGAAAAACTTTTTGAACAGGTGAATTCTAAATACGGGAAAATTGATATCCTAATTAATAATGCTGGGATCACACGGGACCGTACCTTAGAAAAGATGAGTGAGGATGAATTTGATGCCGTTATTGCGGTAAACCTGAAAGGGGTATTTATTTGTACACAAGCGGTAGCGCCTTACATGAAGTCTAAAAATTATGGAAGAATTGTGAGTGCGGCTTCCAATGTGGGTCTACGAGGTAATTTTGGTCAAACCAATTATGCAGCAACCAAAGCAGGTGTGATTGCCATGTCCAAAACGTGGACCATGGAACTTGGTAAATACGGGATAACTGCCAATGCTATAGCACCTGGCTTTACGATGACCGATATGGTTGACAATATTCCAGAAGTACAGTTAGAGGCCATTAAGGCCAGTATCCCTTTAAAAACGGCTGCACAACCCATAGATATCGCCTATGGTTATTTATATCTAGCCTCTGACGAGGCGCGTTTTGTCTCAGGAATTTGTTTAACTATTGATGGCGGAACTTCACGATAA